From the Pseudomonas sp. VD-NE ins genome, the window CGCTAAAGCCGCGAGGCAAGCGCTGTAGGCCTGCCATTGCTGTCAGACGATCGATCCACTCTGCGCGCCAGTTTACGGCGACGTGTGAAGTTTTGGCCTGGCGGGCCATGCGGCGGGCGGCGTTACGCTGATCTTTTCGTGCCTGTTTATAGGCGTCGGTATTGCGGCAACTGCGGCACTTCACACGATTGAGTTCGCGGCTTGCCGACAGTTGATTGCCTTTATGGCCGCAGGCCAGATGCCCGTCGACGTTGAAATGGATAACCATAACTGTCTCCTTTGCGACATGTATAAGTTATGACAACTCACGCACGGCAACCGTTCGCCGTTTGGGCGCAGGCAAAAAAACACCCGCATGCGGGCGGGTGAGGGCGTTACTTTGCAAAGGAGTGACTTCACTGTAGTCGCGCAGATGTATCCGTTACGTGAAAAACTGCAAAAATAAACATGACGGCCAGACGCGCGCGCGGTGAACAATGTGTCACCGCGGGTGAGCCAGTTTCCTGAACCAGGCTGAGATCATCTGAACCGAGGCAGTGGCCGATCGACAGGCTTGAGCGCCGACAGCGTATTGCGAATCAGCGGAGCGTCCTTCTCTATATCGTTCAGCCGGTCTCGGATGCGCAGGGCGGTGGGGTGTCCGCCTTGGTGATCGACCCAGTCGGCGATCTCTTTACAGGCGGCGGCGAGGCGCGCTTGTCGAGCGTCGAGCAGGGTGAGGAGGGTGGTGATGGACTCTTTTTCGGACATGGAACACCTCCGTTCTATGAAACCTGAGCTGCAGCAAAAAGCCCGCGTGTTGCGAGCCTTCTGCCGTGGGGTGCTGCTCCTTCAGCTGGTTTCAGTATAGACCCGCTTCTGATCGGCATCAGACTGAAGACTGGCGGGCCGGTGATAGAGAACTGGCTGCGTTGAGCCGTTTGCATTCACGTCGTGCATCCTCTTCCGCGTCGTAGCCATCGCCGAGGAAGCCGCCAGTACGCGTATCGCAGATGCGAAACCAGCTATGCGCTTCGGCTGGATCATGCTGGCTGTCACCGGCGCGTCGACCGTGAATAATGATCTTGTTGCAACGCTTCACGACGAAAATGTCTTCCATGGCGTCACCGCAGCTGATTCGTGTCAGATCAACTATAGAAGCCCCCGGCAATCGTGCAAAAAATACACAGCTCAGCTCGTCGGTTGCCAGCGCCAGCCCTCGGAGTGCCAGCTCAAACAATGGCTTGGGTTTAACGCCTGTAGAAACACCTGATCGTGGGAAACCACGACAATAGCTCCGGGAAATGTCTGCAAGGCTTGTTCGAAAGCTTGCACCGATGCCAGGTCCAGGTGATTGGTTGGCTCATCCAGCAACAATAATTGTGCTGGCGTCTGGCGCCACAATGCCAACGCGAGGGCGGCCTTCAAGCGTTCTCCGCCACTGAGTGAGGCGCAAGTCCGGGTCACGCGTTGCGCATCCAGTTGCAGATGAGCAAGGAAACTGCGCAACTCACCTTCGCTCAAAGGCGTCTGCTGTGCCTGCAACTGATCGACAATAGATGAATGCTGATCCAGCAGTTTCAACTGTTGATCGAGAAAGGCAAAAGGCACGTGCGTGATGCACTCGCCACTCACCGGTGCCCATTCACCAGCGAGCAATTTCAACAGCGTCGATTTGCCACAACCGTTGTGACCGCTGACAGCGATGCGCATCGGTCCTTGAATAGCGAGGTCAACATGGGTGGTGGGCGCATCTGCCGGTAACCACGGCAAACACGCGTCAACCAACGTGCACACCCGACGATTGCCCGGTACCACGCTGCCAGGCAGATTGATCAATACGCCGTCGTCCGGCTGGACGTTTGCGTACGCCTCACGAACGCGTTCATCCAGATCGGACTTGCGTGCCTGATGGCCGACCTTGACGTGTCCCATGATTTCCCGCGCGGCCGCTTTCATCGCTGCCCGCTCGAAGCCAAAGACGTTGGCGGTTTGCGCATTGCGCCGGCTGCCGGCCGCATGGCGCTGAATCGTGTCGTGCTCGCGTTGCAGTCGTGTGCGTTCACGCTGACGCTCGTTACGGGCCTGATCGAGTTGTGCTTGCGCTGCTTGTTGATGTACTCGGCGATGCTCGGCGAACTCCGAAAAGCTCCCGCTGAAAACGCTTGCCCCCGTAGGGGTAAGTTCGACGATTCGCTGCATCTGCTCCAACAATTGCCGGTCGTGACTGACGATAATCAGACCGCCGCGCCAGCGTTCAAGCACGTTCCTCAACCATTGCCGACCGGCAACGTCGAGGTGGTTGGTCGGTTCGTCGAGTACCAGCAATTGCGCCGGACTCAGCAGCGCACCGATCAGGGCAATTCTGGCCTGCTGGCCACCGCTGAGATTTTCGGCGAGGTCCGTAGTGGTGATGTCATTCAACCCGGCCTCATCGAGCATTTGGCGCAAACGCTCCGCCAGATCCCAGCGTTCGTCGATGAGATCGAAGTCGCCGGCAGTGGCACTGCCGAGCTTCAGTCGCTCCAGTGCACTGAGCGCCGGAGCCGTTCCCGTAGCTTCTGCCACGGTTTGCCCCGGAGTAACAACAAAAGTCTGCGCGACGTAATGCGCAGGAACTGAACGTAACACGCTGCCGGAGGTGGGGTGCAACTGTCCGGCAATCAGGCGCGCGAGTACGCTTTTGCCCACACCGTTGCGCCCGACGATCGCGGTCGGTTGATGATTGAAAGTCAGGTTCAGGTCTTCAAACAGTGTCGCGCCATTGGCGAACTGAAAGACCAGTTGATTCAGGGAAACGAGTGCGGCTGTACGCGAGACGTGAGTCATCGGCACCTCCAAAAAATGTCGTGAAAACTGACAAACGCCGATAACGGCGTGTCGCGATTACATTTTTAGAAGGCTGAATTGTTCACTTCTGCGGTCGTCCGGAGGAGGAGAAGGCGGCTAGCCTAGATGACGTTTTACAGTGGATCAAGGGGCTTCGGTCATCTCGCTCATTCGCTCGAGAAACATCGCCAGCGCCACTTCCTCCGCACGCAGGCCTTTGCGCACACGCGGACGTGGCAGTTCAGCGAGGGCGCCGAGCATGAATTTCTCCACCACGGCGGGGTGGATGTAGCACTTGCGGCACAC encodes:
- a CDS encoding ATP-binding cassette domain-containing protein, with translation MTHVSRTAALVSLNQLVFQFANGATLFEDLNLTFNHQPTAIVGRNGVGKSVLARLIAGQLHPTSGSVLRSVPAHYVAQTFVVTPGQTVAEATGTAPALSALERLKLGSATAGDFDLIDERWDLAERLRQMLDEAGLNDITTTDLAENLSGGQQARIALIGALLSPAQLLVLDEPTNHLDVAGRQWLRNVLERWRGGLIIVSHDRQLLEQMQRIVELTPTGASVFSGSFSEFAEHRRVHQQAAQAQLDQARNERQRERTRLQREHDTIQRHAAGSRRNAQTANVFGFERAAMKAAAREIMGHVKVGHQARKSDLDERVREAYANVQPDDGVLINLPGSVVPGNRRVCTLVDACLPWLPADAPTTHVDLAIQGPMRIAVSGHNGCGKSTLLKLLAGEWAPVSGECITHVPFAFLDQQLKLLDQHSSIVDQLQAQQTPLSEGELRSFLAHLQLDAQRVTRTCASLSGGERLKAALALALWRQTPAQLLLLDEPTNHLDLASVQAFEQALQTFPGAIVVVSHDQVFLQALNPSHCLSWHSEGWRWQPTS